Proteins encoded in a region of the Nicotiana tomentosiformis chromosome 9, ASM39032v3, whole genome shotgun sequence genome:
- the LOC104112261 gene encoding putative late blight resistance protein homolog R1B-11 produces the protein MTQNDIEYMLDNLRRMKSRGDLNSIKIKTIEMELRFLSTFLKYHHVLLPDSLVKIAKKAQLIDEMLQSVFGGNPDECKTNLNVERIVSQLLEFIEGNTSLRYNFELNHSHLSEYMDCLDKNLNDVQMFLELDTEWTNKRILQLNRFLEQVKIIQKKMRFLRYLYATDINSCIDHEKLEGLETRIQFMADNVGQFCLALWLNKVKDDTDSDEVEDDADSNDVKDDADSDEVEDNADSDEDKDDTYSYEDENDFVSKPPYLLCLIVLVELEMKKTFLGEIRASKICQSTTFKKQKFPKDFSQQLHSLLVCLKFKKLKNFSDTISVRNINVAIELLLVFLAGVPNRVINGKRLNEVLEEVGALVGDVLCVIHISMIKDDTSKINLGSIQILEKTENLKAQLERYYKSLKFTPSQFPTVGGLIFLDSLLRKLNEMMKSELGLDFMMKPHIVILEKEFSYLTSVFRDVAKVQHEHEILKDLLRRTINLAYKAEVAIDSILAQCNALWYLFRSLPTILKEIKHISAEVTRMWSENLALKPCSMVEPSKHLPTQHGNLMNDEDIVGFKCHTDLYFLPFLMPEESRELLQKKVFQNEACPPELHDVSLDVARRCKGLPLVVVLVAGIIKKKKMERSWWHEVKKALFSYLDRESEDYSRATMQLIYDNLPDYLRPCLLYMGMFPEDERIPVSKLISLWIAEGFVQNIESGRLMEETAEGYLMDLISSNVVMVSKRRFNSKVKYCQVHDVVLHFCLERSREEKFMLAVRGKIQPSDLKESRVSFSFSNELSKFACKTRKPFHQHLRSLMTTNGGESLYWNPFNEVINLMRLLKVMDLSSHKLGRLSLATLNPLIHLKYVALFIYTFDFRGKSHLPHLETLILKCSMHTRLSENFWKMKKLRHVEFTEAGFFLGKADQ, from the coding sequence ATGACTCAAAATGATATTGAgtatatgttagataacctaagaAGGATGAAGAGCAGAGGTGATCTGAACAGCATCAAGATTAAGACAATTGAAATGGAGCTAAGATTTTTGAGTACTTTTCTCAAATACCATCATGTTCTTTTGCCTGATTCCTTAGTCAAAATCGCAAAGAAGGCCCAACTGATTGATGAAATGCTTCAATCCGTTTTTGGTGGTAATCCAGATGAATGCAAAACTAACCTTAATGTGGAAAGGATAGTTTCACAGTTGCTGGAATTTATTGAAGGTAATACCAGCTTAAGGTACAATTTTGAGTTGAATCATTCTCATCTATCAGAATATATGGATTGCCTCGACAAGAATCTAAATGATGTACAGATGTTCTTGGAATTGGATACTGAGTGGACGAATAAACGAATCCTTCAGCTTAATCGATTTTTAGAGCAAGTGAAAATCATTCaaaagaaaatgagatttttgagATACTTATATGCCACGGATATAAATAGTTGCATCGACCATGAGAAGCTGGAAGGTCTGGAGACTCGAATTCAGTTCATGGCTGACAACGTGGGACAGTTCTGCCTTGCTCTTTGGCTTAATAAGGTTAAAGATGACACAGATTCAGATGAGGTTGAAGATGACGCAGATTCAAATGACGTTAAAGATGATGCAGATTCAGATGAGGTTGAAGATAATGCCGATTCAGATGAGGATAAAGATGATACATATTCATATGAGGATGAAAATGATTTCGTGAGTAAACCTCCATATCTATTATGTCTGATTGTGCTAGTGGAGCTGGAAATGAAGAAGACTTTTCTTGGTGAGATAAGGGCTTCAAAGATTTGTCAATCAACAACTTTCAAAAAGCAGAAATTCCCTAAAGATTTTTCACAACAGCTCCACAGTCTGCTGGTGTGTCTCAAGTTCAAGAAGCTTAAGAACTTTTCTGATACTATCTCTGTTCGAAATATTAATGTGGCAATAGAGCTCTTGTTGGTCTTTCTTGCTGGTGTGCCAAATCGTGTTATTAATGGTAAGAGGTTGAATGAGGTCTTGGAAGAGGTTGGAGCTCTTGTGGGCGATGTTCTGTGTGTAATTCATATCTCTATGATCAAAGATGATACTAGCAAGATAAACCTTGGCTCGATACAGATATTGGAGAAAACTGAAAATCTAAAGGCACAACTGGAGAGGTACTACAAATCCTTAAAATTCACTCCGTCTCAGTTTCCCACAGTTGGTGGATTGATCTTTCTGGATTCTCTATTAAGAAAATTGAATGAGATGATGAAATCTGAATTAGGTTTAGATTTCATGATGAAGCCTCATATTGTTATTTTAGAGAAAGAGTTCTCATATCTAACATCTGTTTTCAGAGATGTTGCAAAGGTGCAGCATGAACATGAAATTCTTAAAGATCTTCTGAGGCGTACTATCAATTTGGCATACAAAGCTGAAGTTGCCATTGACTCTATTCTTGCTCAGTGTAATGCTCTTTGGTATCTTTTTCGCTCACTTCCTACTATCTTAAAAGAGATCAAGCATATTAGTGCGGAGGTGACCAGGATGTGGTCGGAGAACCTTGCTCTTAAGCCCTGCTCTATGGTAGAGCCATCTAAACATCTGCCTACTCAACATGGCAATCTTATGAATGATGAGGACATAGTTGGTTTCAAGTGCCATACTGATCTTTATTTCCTTCCATTCCTCATGCCCGAAGAGAGTAGGGAATTGTTGCAGAAAAAAGTGTTTCAAAACGAAGCTTGCCCACCTGAACTACACGATGTGAGTCTAGATGTTGCAAGACGATGCAAAGGGTTGCCACTAGTGGTTGTCTTGGTAGCTGGAATAatcaaaaagaagaaaatggaaagATCTTGGTGGCATGAGGTTAAGAAAGCTCTATTTTCTTATCTTGACCGTGAATCTGAAGACTATAGTCGGGCAACTATGCAGTTAATTTATGATAACTTACCCGACTATTTAAGACCTTGCCTTCTCTACATGGGGATGTTTCCAGAGGACGAAAGGATTCCAGTGTCTAAATTGATAAGTTTATGGATAGCGGAAGGCTTCGTGCAGAACATTGAATCTGGGAGATTAATGGAAGAGACAGCAGAGGGTTACTTGATGGATCTCATTAGCAGTAACGTGGTAATGGTTTCAAAGAGAAGATTTAACAGTAAAGTCAAATACTGCCAGGTTCATGATGTAGTGCTTCACTTTTGCTTGGAGAGGAGTAGAGAAGAAAAGTTTATGTTGGCAGTGAGAGGGAAAATTCAACCTTCTGATTTGAAGGAAAGTCGAGTTAGCTTCAGTTTCAGTAATGAGCTTTCCAAGTTTGCATGCAAAACGCGGAAGCCTTTCCACCAACACTTGAGGTCACTGATGACCACCAATGGTGGAGAATCTTTATATTGGAATCCCTTCAATGAGGTTATTAATTTGATGAGGCTTCTTAAGGTCATGGATTTGAGTTCCCATAAATTGGGTCGTTTGTCGTTAGCTACATTGAATCCACTAATTCACCTCAAGTACGTCGCACTTTTCATATATACATTCGATTTTCGTGGAAAATCACATCTGCCCCATCTAGAAACTTTAATTCTCAAGTGTTCAATGCATACAAGGTTATCAGAGAATTTTTGGAAAATGAAAAAATTAAGGCATGTAGAGTTTACTGAAGCTGGTTTTTTTTTGGGGAAAGCAGATCAATGA
- the LOC108947900 gene encoding bidirectional sugar transporter SWEET1-like isoform X1 has protein sequence MANMGAAHTLHFALGIVGNITALILFGISPAYVNYNFFLLNYVVKINLFLFIEFRFTFWRIVTTQSTQNFSGIPYVMTMLNCLLSAWYGTPLISANNLLVTTTNGTGAAFALVYVLIFLKYAPNNERRKISALFFLNIAIYIAVALISMLGFHGNSRKNFCGIAATVVSILMYGSPLSIITQVIRTKSVEFMPFWLSFFVALSCGSWLTYAVIGKDLFIEISAGVGLILGIVQLILYTVYRRVTRDDNDNSNV, from the exons ATGGCAAACATGGGAGCTGCACATACTTTACACTTTGCATTAGGCATCGTTG GAAATATCACCGCGCTTATACTTTTTGGGATATCACCCGCGTATGTCAACTATAACTTTTTCCTCTTAAATTATGTTGTTAAGATTAACTTATTTCTTTTCATCGAATTTAGGTTCACATTCTGGAGGATTGTGACCACACAATCAACCCAAAATTTCTCGGGAATCCCGTACGTGATGACAATGTTGAATTGCCTATTGTCAGCATG GTACGGTACGCCGCTGATATCGGCAAACAATTTGCTTGTGACGACGACAAATGGGACAGGAGCAGCTTTTGCTCTTGTTTATGTGCTAATTTTCCTCAAATATGCACCTAATAACGAGAGGAGGAAAATTTCGGCACTATTCTTTCTAAACATTGCAATTTATATTGCAGTGGCTCTTATTTCCATGCTTGGTTTTCATGGAAATAGTAGAAAGAATTTTTGTGGTATTGCTGCCACCGTTGTCTCCATACTTATGTATGGATCACCCCTCTCAATCATA ACACAAGTCATCAGGACAAAGAGTGTGGAATTCATGCCATTTTGGCTCTCATTCTTTGTAGCTCTCTCTTGTGGTTCGTGGTTAACATACGCCGTCATTGGTAAAgatctattcatagaa ATTTCAGCTGGTGTTGGCCTCATTTTGGGCATTGTGCAGCTTATCCTCTACACGGTTTATAGACGGGTTACCAGAGATGACAATGATAATAGCAATGTGTAA
- the LOC108947900 gene encoding bidirectional sugar transporter SWEET1-like isoform X2 — protein sequence MANMGAAHTLHFALGIVGNITALILFGISPAFTFWRIVTTQSTQNFSGIPYVMTMLNCLLSAWYGTPLISANNLLVTTTNGTGAAFALVYVLIFLKYAPNNERRKISALFFLNIAIYIAVALISMLGFHGNSRKNFCGIAATVVSILMYGSPLSIITQVIRTKSVEFMPFWLSFFVALSCGSWLTYAVIGKDLFIEISAGVGLILGIVQLILYTVYRRVTRDDNDNSNV from the exons ATGGCAAACATGGGAGCTGCACATACTTTACACTTTGCATTAGGCATCGTTG GAAATATCACCGCGCTTATACTTTTTGGGATATCACCCGC GTTCACATTCTGGAGGATTGTGACCACACAATCAACCCAAAATTTCTCGGGAATCCCGTACGTGATGACAATGTTGAATTGCCTATTGTCAGCATG GTACGGTACGCCGCTGATATCGGCAAACAATTTGCTTGTGACGACGACAAATGGGACAGGAGCAGCTTTTGCTCTTGTTTATGTGCTAATTTTCCTCAAATATGCACCTAATAACGAGAGGAGGAAAATTTCGGCACTATTCTTTCTAAACATTGCAATTTATATTGCAGTGGCTCTTATTTCCATGCTTGGTTTTCATGGAAATAGTAGAAAGAATTTTTGTGGTATTGCTGCCACCGTTGTCTCCATACTTATGTATGGATCACCCCTCTCAATCATA ACACAAGTCATCAGGACAAAGAGTGTGGAATTCATGCCATTTTGGCTCTCATTCTTTGTAGCTCTCTCTTGTGGTTCGTGGTTAACATACGCCGTCATTGGTAAAgatctattcatagaa ATTTCAGCTGGTGTTGGCCTCATTTTGGGCATTGTGCAGCTTATCCTCTACACGGTTTATAGACGGGTTACCAGAGATGACAATGATAATAGCAATGTGTAA